One stretch of Akkermansia massiliensis DNA includes these proteins:
- a CDS encoding uracil-DNA glycosylase, whose protein sequence is MSAGLPQHLTLDYLRALLSRGVEKAAVTEEARTVLRKWVMDARRIARGEIPSSVSAPSVSGETQPPPEIPGQPPDSVDEVSFGNELRDILNGVQPGRTEEEATLPRHISFALEGETEEEKLSSLRELVVNWPPLRNMESLRDTPVFSSGSPRADIMMVTDAPGLYEEKQGVPLAGPSGQKLDAMLKAMGLSRTDIYLTHLVKYRPALPRQLTNNRPPTDREIEVSLPILREEIMLVRPKVVVALGAIAARGILQSGETPLSALRGTFHTAFDTPVRVTYNPSYLLRTEDISEKRKVWEDMLCVMEQAGLPISEKQRSYFLPKK, encoded by the coding sequence ATGTCTGCCGGCCTGCCCCAACACCTCACGCTGGACTACCTGCGCGCCCTGTTATCCCGGGGCGTGGAGAAGGCTGCCGTCACGGAGGAGGCCAGAACGGTCTTGAGGAAATGGGTCATGGACGCACGGCGGATCGCCAGGGGGGAAATCCCCTCTTCCGTTTCCGCCCCCTCTGTTTCCGGAGAAACGCAGCCGCCGCCGGAAATTCCAGGCCAGCCGCCGGACTCCGTGGATGAAGTTTCCTTCGGCAACGAACTCCGGGACATCCTCAACGGAGTACAGCCGGGCAGAACGGAGGAGGAAGCCACGCTGCCCCGCCATATTTCCTTTGCCCTGGAAGGTGAAACGGAGGAAGAGAAACTGTCCTCCCTCCGGGAACTGGTCGTCAACTGGCCGCCGCTTCGGAATATGGAGTCCCTGCGGGACACGCCCGTCTTTTCCTCCGGCAGTCCCAGGGCGGACATCATGATGGTCACGGACGCCCCCGGCCTGTATGAAGAAAAGCAGGGCGTTCCCCTGGCCGGCCCCTCCGGACAGAAGCTGGACGCCATGCTGAAAGCCATGGGGCTTTCCCGTACGGACATTTACCTGACCCATCTGGTCAAGTACCGCCCCGCCCTCCCCCGCCAGCTTACCAACAACCGGCCTCCCACGGACCGGGAGATAGAGGTATCCCTCCCCATTCTCCGGGAGGAAATCATGCTGGTGCGCCCGAAAGTGGTGGTAGCCCTGGGCGCCATCGCGGCCAGGGGCATCCTCCAATCCGGAGAGACGCCGCTTTCCGCCCTGAGGGGGACGTTCCACACGGCTTTCGACACGCCTGTGCGCGTTACTTACAATCCCAGCTACCTCCTCCGCACGGAGGATATTTCAGAAAAACGAAAGGTTTGGGAGGACATGCTGTGCGTCATGGAACAGGCCGGCCTTCCCATTTCCGAAAAGCAACGTTCCTATTTCCTGCCCAAAAAGTAA